In Candidatus Methylomirabilota bacterium, one genomic interval encodes:
- a CDS encoding hydantoinase B/oxoprolinase family protein → MAIDRVALEVLRNYYQAIVEDMARIMERTAYTTFVKETADFSTGLVSASGEYVAYPWKLGASSYLGLNLRSALDYFDHYDDGDIVICNDAYLSGPLCTHLPDVHILRPIFHDGQIICWGYSFVHSSDMGGTVPASVWPRATEIFQEGLRLRPTKLYRAGVLNEDVRNVIMDNCRIPETNWGDIKAMCAAVNSCDRRVQEMVRKLGVKTVVEGMDAVLDYAEQRARAALARIPDGTYHFADYMEDDLQSEVPVRIKLAMTVAAGSVHLDFTGTDPQVASALNIASHGVTHPFLCQGINAYIVSEDPEIPKASSILRPVRVTAPPGTLVNSQFPAPIGVRYATVIRLLDVVLGALAQALPGRIPAAPAGALSPVVASVLDPLTGQRQVQVVEPMLGGGGGRPGVDGLDGADSTSGFLRNTPVESIEAEVPIVMRHYHLIPDTGGPGEHRGGLAVRLDFQCFHPNAIVTARGMERFKLTPWGVAGGRAGTAGSCVVNRGTPQARNIGKVDVLRLEPGDVVSVFSPSGGGHGDPRRRDPERVRADVRAGFLTEAHAREQYGVVLADGAVDLEATARARAAMPPPPEGPFDFGAYRAALERRWPPALQDAAIALLASVPPAVRDWGKHQLYDRIQAIAVERAPAAPTVEDVGAAWSAIRARLDRALGREIAP, encoded by the coding sequence ATGGCCATCGATCGTGTCGCCCTCGAGGTGCTCCGGAACTACTATCAGGCCATCGTGGAGGACATGGCGCGCATCATGGAGCGCACCGCCTACACGACCTTCGTCAAGGAGACAGCCGACTTCTCGACCGGCCTCGTCTCGGCGAGCGGCGAGTACGTCGCCTACCCCTGGAAGCTCGGCGCTTCCTCCTACCTCGGCCTGAACCTCCGGAGCGCGCTCGACTACTTCGACCACTACGACGACGGCGACATCGTCATCTGCAACGACGCCTATCTCTCGGGCCCGCTCTGCACCCACCTGCCGGATGTCCACATCCTGCGGCCGATCTTCCACGACGGCCAGATCATCTGCTGGGGATACAGCTTCGTCCACTCCTCCGACATGGGGGGCACGGTTCCGGCCAGCGTGTGGCCACGGGCCACCGAGATCTTCCAGGAGGGGCTGCGGCTCCGGCCGACCAAGCTCTACCGCGCCGGCGTGCTGAACGAGGACGTCCGGAACGTCATCATGGACAACTGCCGCATCCCGGAGACCAACTGGGGCGACATCAAGGCGATGTGCGCGGCCGTGAACTCCTGCGACCGACGGGTCCAGGAGATGGTCCGGAAGCTCGGGGTCAAGACCGTGGTGGAGGGCATGGACGCCGTGCTCGACTACGCCGAGCAGCGGGCCCGGGCCGCCCTGGCCCGGATCCCCGACGGCACCTATCACTTCGCCGACTACATGGAGGACGATCTCCAATCCGAGGTGCCGGTCCGGATCAAGCTGGCCATGACGGTCGCGGCAGGCTCGGTCCACCTCGACTTCACCGGCACCGACCCCCAGGTGGCCTCGGCCCTGAACATCGCCAGCCACGGGGTGACCCATCCGTTTCTCTGCCAGGGGATCAACGCCTACATCGTCAGCGAGGACCCCGAGATCCCGAAGGCGTCGAGCATCCTGCGGCCCGTGCGGGTGACGGCCCCGCCCGGGACGCTGGTCAACAGCCAGTTTCCCGCCCCGATCGGGGTGCGCTACGCGACGGTGATCCGGCTGCTCGACGTCGTGCTCGGCGCCCTGGCCCAGGCCCTGCCGGGTCGGATCCCGGCGGCGCCGGCCGGCGCGCTGTCGCCGGTGGTCGCCTCCGTCCTCGATCCGCTCACCGGCCAGCGCCAGGTCCAGGTCGTCGAGCCGATGCTGGGCGGCGGCGGCGGACGCCCGGGCGTGGACGGTCTCGACGGGGCCGACTCCACCTCCGGCTTCCTCCGGAACACGCCGGTCGAGAGCATCGAGGCCGAGGTCCCGATCGTCATGCGCCACTACCACCTGATCCCCGACACCGGCGGGCCCGGCGAGCACCGGGGCGGGCTGGCCGTGCGGCTCGACTTCCAGTGCTTCCACCCGAATGCCATCGTGACGGCCCGGGGGATGGAGCGCTTCAAGCTCACGCCGTGGGGGGTGGCCGGCGGGCGCGCCGGGACGGCCGGAAGCTGTGTAGTGAACCGCGGCACCCCGCAGGCCCGGAACATCGGCAAGGTCGACGTGCTGCGGCTCGAGCCCGGTGACGTAGTCAGCGTCTTCTCGCCGTCGGGCGGCGGCCACGGCGACCCGCGCCGCCGGGATCCCGAGCGGGTCCGGGCCGACGTGCGAGCCGGATTCCTGACCGAGGCGCACGCCCGGGAGCAGTACGGGGTCGTGCTGGCCGACGGCGCGGTCGACCTCGAGGCGACGGCGCGGGCCCGAGCCGCCATGCCACCGCCGCCGGAGGGGCCGTTCGACTTCGGCGCCTACCGGGCCGCACTCGAGCGGCGCTGGCCCCCGGCGCTCCAGGATGCGGCCATCGCGCTCCTCGCCAGCGTGCCGCCAGCCGTCCGCGACTGGGGCAAGCATCAGC
- a CDS encoding hydantoinase/oxoprolinase family protein, which translates to MPAYRLGIDIGGTFTDFSLLDEGSGALYGFKSPTVPRDPARGVLEGLRGLVAEVGFDPADIAYLVHGTTIAINTVIQRNGATLGLLATRGFGDVLELQRLRLASPVNFIATRPAPLIPRYRVGEVRERILADGTVDTPLDVTELCAEADRLIRREGAEGLVVAFLNAYRTPRHEVEARQVLAGRFPGLPVVCSHEVWPQIREYERTIVTIVSAYVRPVVVRYLESLERELRGAGVRVPLYITKSNGGVTTARDARQATAETLLSGPASGVIGASFVCRAAGYEDLITLDMGGTSADIALVRGGRPAYSTEETVGDFPVVMPAVGVSSIGAGGGSIAWLDQVGVLKVGPRSAGADPGPACYGRGSQEPALSDAFLLCGFLNPTNFVGGRLPLYPDAAAAAMRPLAAALGLSVDRAAEAVVEVATANMYAAFSNVLARHGVDPRDFSLVAFGGAGPIQACFLAREFHIPRIIVPPAPGTLCALGAMTADVKNDYVQTLHRRLSAMTGAELRSACAELESRARRWLAEAAPRVHASALAYGADMRYVGQAFQIEVPLDPAWLGEGTLDRLREAFHDLHERLYAHADRAAEVELIDLRATVTGATPKPELRRPARGLGPAKPAGRRPIHYRGQRHDAAIYDRRHLLAGQQVDGPAIVEQDDTTTLIPAGFVGEVDGFGNIVIQER; encoded by the coding sequence TTGCCCGCGTACCGGCTCGGGATCGACATCGGCGGCACCTTCACCGACTTCAGCCTGCTGGACGAAGGGAGCGGCGCGCTCTACGGCTTCAAGTCTCCCACGGTGCCGCGGGACCCGGCCCGCGGCGTGCTCGAGGGTCTCCGGGGCCTGGTGGCCGAGGTCGGGTTCGATCCGGCCGACATCGCCTACCTCGTCCACGGGACGACCATCGCCATCAATACCGTGATTCAGCGGAATGGCGCCACTCTCGGCCTGCTCGCCACCCGCGGGTTCGGCGACGTCCTCGAGCTCCAGCGGCTCCGGCTGGCGAGCCCCGTCAACTTCATCGCCACCCGGCCCGCGCCCCTGATCCCGCGCTACCGGGTGGGGGAGGTGCGCGAGCGCATCCTGGCCGACGGCACGGTGGACACGCCGCTCGACGTGACCGAGCTCTGCGCCGAGGCGGATCGCCTGATTCGGCGGGAGGGCGCCGAGGGGCTCGTCGTCGCCTTCCTCAATGCCTATCGGACGCCGCGCCACGAGGTCGAGGCCCGGCAGGTCCTGGCCGGGCGATTCCCCGGCCTGCCGGTCGTCTGCTCGCACGAGGTGTGGCCGCAGATCCGGGAGTACGAGCGGACGATCGTGACCATCGTCAGCGCCTACGTGCGTCCGGTAGTCGTCCGCTACCTCGAGAGCCTCGAGCGCGAGCTCCGCGGCGCCGGCGTGCGGGTGCCGCTCTACATCACCAAGTCCAACGGGGGCGTGACGACCGCCCGCGACGCCCGGCAGGCGACCGCCGAGACCCTCCTGTCGGGGCCGGCCTCGGGAGTCATCGGGGCCAGCTTCGTCTGCCGCGCGGCGGGCTACGAGGACCTGATCACGCTCGACATGGGCGGGACCAGCGCCGACATCGCGCTGGTCCGCGGCGGCCGGCCCGCCTACTCGACCGAGGAGACGGTGGGCGACTTTCCGGTGGTGATGCCGGCCGTCGGCGTGTCGTCGATCGGCGCCGGGGGCGGTTCCATCGCCTGGCTGGATCAGGTCGGGGTCCTGAAGGTCGGGCCGCGCAGCGCCGGCGCCGACCCGGGCCCGGCCTGCTATGGCCGCGGAAGCCAGGAGCCCGCGCTGTCGGACGCGTTCCTCCTCTGCGGCTTCCTCAACCCGACGAACTTCGTCGGCGGACGTCTCCCGCTCTATCCCGACGCGGCGGCGGCGGCGATGCGTCCCCTGGCCGCGGCCCTCGGATTGTCGGTGGACCGGGCGGCCGAGGCCGTCGTCGAGGTGGCGACCGCCAACATGTACGCGGCCTTCAGCAACGTGCTGGCGCGGCACGGCGTCGACCCGCGGGACTTCAGCCTGGTGGCCTTCGGCGGGGCGGGGCCGATCCAGGCCTGCTTCCTCGCCCGGGAGTTCCACATCCCGCGCATCATCGTGCCGCCGGCCCCGGGGACCCTGTGCGCGCTGGGCGCCATGACCGCGGACGTCAAGAACGACTACGTCCAGACCCTCCACCGGCGGCTGTCCGCGATGACCGGCGCCGAGCTCCGGTCCGCCTGTGCCGAGCTCGAGAGTCGGGCCCGGCGCTGGCTCGCCGAGGCCGCGCCCCGCGTCCACGCGAGTGCCCTGGCCTATGGGGCCGACATGCGCTACGTGGGGCAAGCATTCCAGATCGAGGTGCCGCTGGACCCGGCCTGGCTGGGGGAGGGAACGCTCGATCGGCTGCGGGAGGCGTTCCACGACCTCCACGAGCGCCTGTACGCCCACGCCGACCGGGCGGCCGAGGTCGAGCTGATCGATCTGCGAGCGACCGTCACCGGCGCCACCCCCAAGCCGGAGCTCCGCCGGCCGGCCCGGGGCTTGGGCCCGGCCAAGCCCGCCGGGCGGCGTCCGATCCACTACCGGGGCCAGCGCCACGACGCGGCCATCTACGACCGGCGGCACCTCCTGGCCGGGCAGCAGGTCGACGGGCCCGCCATCGTGGAGCAGGACGACACCACCACCCTCATCCCGGCCGGCTTCGTGGGCGAGGTGGATGGCTTCGGCAACATCGTCATCCAGGAGCGATGA
- a CDS encoding ABC transporter substrate-binding protein has product MTASRLGITVILIFGLLAAPLAAEAQPPVKVRRIGFLGTWPTSPHYEALRQGLHEFGYVEGQNIAIERRYFEGRAERLPDLATQLVQLKVDVIVVDACGAPLSAASRATSTIPIVVAACNDDLVATGLISSLARPGGNITGLSELTPELGAKRLELLKEAVPRVKRVAVLWNPAYSEQLSSTFRFWSSDWVEVRAAAQVLGTTLQPVEIRGPDDFDTAFSAMTRERADALIAFSDPLIVFYGRRIADLAAKSRLPALYPSREVVDAGGLMSYGPSVSEMFRRAAVYVGKILKGAKPADLPMEQPTKFELIVNLKTAKTLGLTIPQSLLRRADDVVR; this is encoded by the coding sequence ATGACGGCGTCACGGCTCGGTATCACGGTCATCTTGATCTTCGGCCTCCTCGCCGCGCCGCTCGCAGCAGAAGCGCAGCCGCCGGTGAAGGTCCGCCGGATAGGGTTTCTCGGGACCTGGCCGACGAGCCCACATTACGAGGCGTTGCGGCAAGGCCTCCACGAGTTTGGCTACGTGGAGGGCCAGAACATCGCGATCGAGCGCCGATATTTCGAGGGGAGAGCCGAGCGGCTCCCCGACCTCGCCACCCAGTTGGTCCAGCTCAAGGTTGACGTCATTGTTGTCGACGCCTGTGGGGCACCGCTTAGCGCCGCCAGTCGAGCAACCAGCACGATCCCCATCGTGGTAGCGGCCTGTAACGATGACCTTGTTGCGACCGGGCTCATCTCCAGCCTCGCTCGGCCCGGAGGCAACATCACGGGACTGTCCGAGCTCACCCCGGAGCTCGGGGCCAAGCGTCTTGAGCTGCTGAAAGAGGCCGTCCCCCGGGTGAAGCGCGTGGCCGTCCTGTGGAATCCCGCCTATTCCGAGCAGCTCAGCTCCACCTTCCGCTTCTGGTCATCCGACTGGGTAGAGGTGCGAGCCGCAGCCCAGGTGTTGGGCACGACGCTTCAACCCGTGGAGATCCGCGGCCCCGACGATTTCGATACGGCATTTTCCGCCATGACCAGAGAGCGAGCCGACGCCCTGATTGCATTTTCGGATCCCTTAATCGTTTTTTACGGAAGACGGATTGCCGATCTCGCGGCGAAGAGCCGCCTGCCGGCACTGTACCCATCCAGAGAGGTTGTGGATGCAGGAGGCCTCATGTCCTACGGGCCGAGTGTCTCTGAGATGTTCCGGCGTGCCGCCGTTTACGTCGGCAAGATCCTAAAGGGCGCCAAGCCCGCCGATCTCCCGATGGAGCAACCCACGAAGTTCGAGCTGATCGTCAACCTCAAGACCGCTAAGACCCTCGGCCTCACGATCCCGCAGTCGCTCCTTCGCCGGGCGGACGACGTGGTCCGGTGA